The DNA window GTCTTTGTCACTTTTGCTGGGTGAAGGGTACCTCTCAGCCCATTTAGTTAATAGAACTAAAACAAAAATGTTATAACCTAAATGGGGGAATGTAAAACGATTATGGCAAATTACTAACGGAATCTTTTGGGTTTAAGTCATACATACTACCTACAAGTGACGTAAGAGATTGGAACCGACTTTAACTTTAGGGTAAAGGAGTACTTGGTGCTTTAGAAGGAGATCGAATTCTCTCTTGAACCATGACCTCCTGCAACAATTCCACACTAAGAAGTGGCTTCCACACTCCTTGAATGGTGTAAAATTGTTGTAAAAGGTCATCTCCAAACTTGAGAATCGGAACCAATTGTTAACACGTAGGGATAGTTCCGGCTCCTAATTGATCTATTACAATatccaaaattccaaaatttttacCTATAGACATACAAATAACAAGAAACAatcaaagaaaagcaaaaaaaaataaaaaataaaaaacagaaccctctcacctataaataaataaacacataAGAAATTTCCGAAATAAATTGGAGGCAGCCCTAATCAATCTAATCAATCATCAGAAAATTATATAATACCGAAAGAGAGTAACTAAGAAGAGCTTAAAAGAGCTATACCTTGCAGTGATGAAATCGCTAGACGCAGAGCTTCACAAAACCTTGTCAACTAACGATTCAGACGTTTCCTcgtcaagaaagaaaaatggaaaactacTTCTCGTGGCTGGATAGGACTATCCGTTTCCAAATCTTCCTGCATCAACACCCTCTATTTAAAGCATAAAGCCACCATCTTTTTCTACCCAGGTGGAATGGAGGAcacaaagaaagaaattttctcataaaacataaaataaaatcaatgacACGTGAAACAAAGAAATTCTCAATCATTTCCTCCTTCAACGTGAAACACATTTACCTGTACGGTGGAGGCATCTGTACTGAGGAAGGAACGGAGACCGGAATACTGTGCTGCTGAAGATTTTTaataatgtgagaggtaggggtgtcaaccggtcgggtcggtctggtttcgatcgggcttaatcgggcttgaagacttttaaaggcTGCACCGTGTCCGCCTATTTAACTTATCGGGCTTAGTTAATGAGAGCAtgatacactttatattcggtcggtcggtctcgggctataattggTCTATTAAAATCaagccttaatcgggttttagtcgggccttaactgggtcacggacatgtttaatgttaaacgggcgtaactggtttttaaacgggccttcTTTAATATGATTGAGCAATGACGCCGTGATGGACGATGGGgtttggtttcctatttttcattgTCTAAATCTGGTTGTGgctattcttttatttgttttaatttggttGTTTCTTAATCCAGGTGTATCATGATAAAANNNNNNNNNNNNNNNNNNNNNNNNNNNNNNNNNNNNNNNNNNNNNNNNNNNNNNNNNNNNNNNNNNNNNNNNNNNNNNNNNNNNNNNNNNNNNNNNNNNNNNNNNNNNNNNNNNNNNNNNNNNNNNNNNNNNNNNNNNNNNNNNNNNNNNNNNNNNNNNNNNNNNNNNNNNNNNNNNNNNNNNNNNNNNNNNNNNNNNNNNNNNNNNNNNNNNNNNNNNNNNNNNNNNNNNNNNNNNNNNNNNNNNNNNNNNNNNNNNNNNNNNNNNNNNNNNNNNNNNNNNNNNNNNNNNNNNNNNNNNNNNNNNNNNNNNNNNNNNNNNNNNNNNNNNNNNNNNNNNNNNNNNNNNNNNNNNNNNNNNNNNNNNNNNNNNNNNNNNNNNNNNNNNNNNNNNNNNNNNNNNNNNNNNNNNNNNNNNNNNNNNNNNNNNNNNNNNNNNNNNNNNNNNNNNNNNNNNNNNNNNNNNNNNNNNNNNNNNNNNNNNNNNNNNNNNNNNNNNNNNNNNNNNNNNNNNNNNNNNNNNNNNNNNNNNNNNNNNNNNNNNNNNNNNNNNNNNNNNNNNNNNNNNNNNNNNNNNNNNNNNNNNNNNNNNNNNNNNNNNNNNNNNNNNNNNNNNNNNNNNNNNNNNNNNNNNNNNNNNNNNNNNNNNNNNNNNNNNNNNNNNNNNNNNNNNNNNNNNNNNNNNNNNNNNNNNNNNNNNNNNNNNNNNNNNNNNNNNNNNNNNNNNNNNNNNNNNNNNNNNNNNNNNNNNNNNNNNNNNNNNNNNNNNNNNNNNNNNNNNNNNNNNNNNNNNNNNNNNNNNNNNNNNNNNNNNNNNNNNNNNNNNNNNNNNNNNNNNNNNNNNNNNNNNNNNNNNNNNNNNNNNNNNNNNNNNNNNNNNNNNNNNNNNNNNNNNNNNNNNNNNNNNNNNNNNNNNNNNNNNNNNNNNNNNNNNNNNNNNNNNNNNNNNNNNNNNNNNNNNNNNNNNNNNNNNNNNNNNNNNNNNNNNNNNNNNNNNNNNNNNNNNNNNNNNNNNNNNNNNNNNNNNNNNNNNNNNNNNNNNNNNNNNNNNNNNNNNNNNNNNNNNNNNNNNNNNNNNNNNNNNNNNNNNNNNNNNNNNNNNNNNNNNNNNNNNNNNNNNNNNNNNNNNNNNNNNNNNNNNNNNNNNNNNNNNNNNNNNNNNNNNNNNNNNNNNNNNNNNNNNNNNNNNNNNNNNNNNNNNNNNNNNNNNNNNNNNNNNNNNNNNNNNNNNNNNNNNNNNNNNNNNNNNNNNNNNNNNNNNNNNNNNNNNNNNNNNNNNNNNNNNNNNNNNNNNNNNNNNNNNNNNNNNNNNNNNNNNNNNNNNNNNNNNNNNNNNNNNNNNNNNNNNNNNNNNNNNNNNNNNNNNNNNNNNNNNNNNNNNNNNNNNNNNNNNNNNNNNNNNNNNNNNNNNNNNNNNNNNNNNNNNNNNNNNNNNNNNNNNNNNNNNNNNNNNNNNNNNNNNNNNNNNNNNNNNNNNNNNNNNNNNNNNNNNNNNNNNNNNNNNNNNNNNNNNNNNNNNNNNNNNNNNNNNNNNNNNNNNNNNNNNNNNNNNNNNNNNNNNNNNNNNNNNNNNNNNNNNNNNNNNNNNNNNNNNNNNNNNNNNNNNNAGATCACCATTTATATTATTGGAAGCAAGCAACAATTATTTATTGGCTATTTTGTTTGGATTCAAGATTTGGAGATGGACTCTGAACCACACAACATATATATTTACGATGCTCAACTCtacatcaaaaacctcaataacgtGGACATTCATCAAATAGAAATTCTCTAACATCATTAAACATAAATCATTTGGCAATCCTAAGAACTATTATGGAAAGCGGTTTTCTGTTAAATCTGATCAGTCTCGTCCATGACATGTATGACAAGACCATATCTCATTCATTAGTTTCAAAACTCTTCAGCGTTTGAAATCTTGTGNNNNNNNNNNNNNNNNNNNNNNNNNNNNNNNNNNNNNNNNNNNNNNNNNNNNNNNNNNNNNNNNNNNNNNNNNNNNNNNNNNNNNNNNNNNNNNNNNNNNNNNNNNNNNNNNNNNNNNNNNNNNNNNNNNNNNNNNNNNNNNNaaaaaaaaaaaaaaatgaacctaTTATCCAAttattcatttaactatccaactaattttgtatcgtgaacaaggaaatcaatggaaacattgttacaatttacaaatcaatttctctattcataacctcatataCATTGATTTGCAACAATTCCctttacaacaaaaaatattctcactaatattgtaaaaatggataatcaattcacctatttatacttttatagcctcataatcatttattttttattggtttcattcgATTTGAACTGGTTTTCAGTcgatcccaacatacctcaatcCAAAACTAATCCAATAAAAATTGGTTTGATGCAATCCAGTTTTTTCGGTCGATTTTATCGATTCGGGATaaattttgacacccctatattaTGGCTAggtttcaacaacaacaactacaacaatcataaccttatcccaatttaatggggtcggctatatgaATCCGATATGTTATGGTTAGGTTTCTTCCCAAAATCATGTTATGACTAGGTCAACCATGGGGGTAGCTTTATGTCTCTTACAATCTTAGAAGTCAATTCTTTGAGCATATTTGTCTTTATTTACAAACAAGAGTAGGGAAATACTTatccagaaaaagaaaaccactGCCCATATTGTTCGAACTCCAGACTTTGTAAATTAATAGACTCAGAACCACATCATCAACACTAGTTAGACTCAATTAAGCCATATAAAACACTCCAACAAGAGACAAAAATTCATGAAATTAAAATTCCCTGACCATAAGCTTATATATTAAATGACGtggaaatatataataataagcATGACCTAGCTTGAGAAATTAAATTCTTTATTTCTAGGATATAAGATGGGAGAAAGATAGATATGCTACCGATATCAATATCAAATATGCTAGTGGATAGCACCAgtaggatcacatgatggaaTATCATTCAGGGAGAATATGagggtcatttaaaaaaaaagggaagagagagataaacacaatgggtgctaacatacttgatatcgacagcatacccaacattttctcATATAAGATATAGACAATGACACGGCCAACAGTAAGGAGTTTTGATCTCTTCAAAGCTATATATTACATCACAcatagagaagagagaagagagagagagagagagagagagaggcaatgcCGGTTgaatggatgaaattttcatcTAATGGTCATCAGGGATTACCTCTCCAGTACGTGTGAACCATCTATTTTCCATGTCATCAAGGTGTTGGGCATTGATTTCTGGGATCTCTACTTCCCATGGAATGATGGAAGGTATATGTTTGATCTTCTGCCAGTCCTCTCCACCTTCTTTAATCCTCTCAAGGAACTCCTTTGGCATAACCAATGTAAGTTTCTGTAGTGTTGTGATGTGCTTCAACCCGCCGGGAACCCATTTTAACCCAAACAGGCGATTCATTTCCAATATCCTCAAATTAGGCATTGCTCCTTCCTCCACTACCCAATACTTTAGCCAATCAAAGTAAAGAAGTGTCAAATTCTCGAGTTTAGGAAAGCCTGTTGCAGAGCATCTCATCACTACTCCTTCATATGGGTGCCAATCTAATATCAGCTCCTTTAAATTGGGAAGCTTCTCCAGTGTCACCATCATGTCTTCCATTAAATGTGTGCAAGCGAGTCGCAGCTTAGTGAGACTCCATGGAAGGCCAGGTAGCTCATTTATGCATCCAACAATGTTGATTTCATAGAGATGTGCATGGCCTGAAAATGAAGGGAGAAGTCCGCCGATTCCATAATCTTGCAAGTATAGGACCTCAAGGCTAACCAAATTGGCTAGTGCCCGGTACAATGCCTCTCCAAATATGTCCATGAGTCCATCCTCACCTCCTAGTACGCGTAGTTCCCTGAGACCTTTCAACATTTCGAGGCCACCCTTTATCCAGTCACCTGTTTTAAGACATAGCGTCTGGAGATTGCTTAGATCACGAAGGCTTCTACGAGAAGATAGGCGACTGGTCCACTTCCATTTTCCACCAGAGCATATAAGATGCCTCAACTTGtccaattttaaaatttcaatggGGAGAGACCCAATACTGGTTTTGCCTAGATTGAGAGTTTGAAGGCTTCGTAAATTTCCAACCCAAGGTGGCAGGCTCTTCAAGGTGGTTCCAGATAAGCTTAGATACCTTAGGAAAATGAGTTTTCCTAATTCCTTGGGTAAGCATTCAACACCTGGGGCATCTTCTAGATCCAAAACATTAAGTAGTTTGAAATGTTTACAAAGAGATGGGGATATTTCAGTGAAGCAAATCAATGAGCGAAGAAGAGTTGAACTTGAGGAATGGCAAGAATCCGCAGTACCAGTACCATCTTCTTCACTATAGTCGACACAATGAAGGGCTACACGACGATAACATTTCAAAGACTTCTGAGGAGTGGATAAGTTAAGAAAGTTACCTTTCCTGGCTTCTGATGTCGCCAAGTTCAAGAGGAGATCATGAAGAATAAATGACTCAGGTTCCCCATTTGATTTCCACTTCGCAACTTGGATTAAATTCCTCTGCATAAGCTCCTCAAGGCACTCTCCGCCCACATCTTCCATTCTTAAATTCCCTCTAGGTTCCAAAAATCCCTCTGCAACCCATAGCCGAATCATTCTTTCCCTCTGGATCTCAGTATCTTCTGGAAGAAGTCCAAAATAAAGAAAGCAAGGCTTCAAGTGACTAGGTAATTCGACATAACTCAGAGCTAATGCCTTATGACAATTACTTGAGTCTAGATACCAATTCACACTATCGACCACATTCTTCCATGCAACAACAGTCCGCCTTCTTGTTGATAAAAGGCCTCCCAACACTACAATAGCTAGCGGTAATCTATCACATTTGGCAACCATTTTCTTTGCCAGATCTTTCATCTCCTCGTTGAGACTCGCTTCTGCATCTCTATCAACTGGGGATTTGAAGATCACCTGCAAGAAGAGTTCCAAACTCTTGTCTTCATCCAAAAGTTGTAGCTTGTGTGGAGAAGCAATGGGGTCGGCATATCGGGCTACACCTTCATCACGCGTCGTCAGTAACACTCTGCATTGCTGATTATTGCGTGGAACCGGGAAGCTGCCTTTAAGTCTATCCCAATCTTCTGTTGCCCATATGTCGTCTAATACGAACAGAtagttcttcttctctttgagaAAATCAGAAAGCCTTGTCTCCAAAACCCCAGCCTCCATTGATGCCAATGCC is part of the Macadamia integrifolia cultivar HAES 741 chromosome 9, SCU_Mint_v3, whole genome shotgun sequence genome and encodes:
- the LOC122088434 gene encoding probable disease resistance RPP8-like protein 2, with product MATGVLTLVQKLGSLVTDEVNYLLEVKPEVESLHNELMLMTAYLKDADAMHNKCERVKEWVRQLRELAFQAEDAIDVFVYQVMQKRRDGFVWKFTKYPKLLIDAHNLRRKIEDIKVKIQKLSDLKPTLEIHPFEEGNSSAQAHQLGTSGDKNFPYIDVVGLQSEAEELANLLMQEAPLGRFSVVSITGMGGLGKTTLARKIYNRGDVKRHFDCQAWVYISKEYKMRDVLYKIIEQVMVLSEAEKVALASMEAGVLETRLSDFLKEKKNYLFVLDDIWATEDWDRLKGSFPVPRNNQQCRVLLTTRDEGVARYADPIASPHKLQLLDEDKSLELFLQVIFKSPVDRDAEASLNEEMKDLAKKMVAKCDRLPLAIVVLGGLLSTRRRTVVAWKNVVDSVNWYLDSSNCHKALALSYVELPSHLKPCFLYFGLLPEDTEIQRERMIRLWVAEGFLEPRGNLRMEDVGGECLEELMQRNLIQVAKWKSNGEPESFILHDLLLNLATSEARKGDWIKGGLEMLKGLRELRVLGGEDGLMDIFGEALYRALANLVSLEVLYLQDYGIGGLLPSFSGHAHLYEINIVGCINELPGLPWSLTKLRLACTHLMEDMMVTLEKLPNLKELILDWHPYEGVVMRCSATGFPKLENLTLLYFDWLKYWVVEEGAMPNLRILEMNRLFGLKWVPGGLKHITTLQKLTLVMPKEFLERIKEGGEDWQKIKHIPSIIPWEVEIPEINAQHLDDMENRWFTRTGEVIPDDH